Proteins encoded within one genomic window of Triticum aestivum cultivar Chinese Spring chromosome 2D, IWGSC CS RefSeq v2.1, whole genome shotgun sequence:
- the LOC123054446 gene encoding uncharacterized protein isoform X1, with amino-acid sequence MASLGDDGDEIQEDVQEEGEDHQVQVPVAEEEDHAAAPQRVASGGDAGDLLRGRGGEAAAAVAAVGGNAGAIAVQSLLYDALTVERYVRDRQWELLQEYLRQFIRRAGHDYRLHHIPMFHCHRGHLMNLMAAGQHSQAMAYFMDQLNGDAMRNFPTQFANGDRIKSEVDMIWESITRGNPIQEPENVAQRINDYMRFHFPRAIGYPWRQGRNLLWRFAFRICMRPSGHATFRCLLCQMVFDKGSIQSKLEKHLDGNNCPGMTEHATNVWREIEFQIKAEKKSALKRPSSSQVISKGHSESIKMPRLQSASTKASKEIAVGDPRPMETQGNIGYALLVSLSAVIPQDYADKLEICIGIINESMDEEIRWKEAMNGRSIMLDLLLWTDVTKDQCKELSNYFNSICCSVQQPRPQQPNAPPQEMVPPTGHIDFDNLNLEGLLNCFSYDEEEKIYIEAPPTPYDHIWDYVDQEGDGGLDEPDGNPEDQ; translated from the exons ATGGCTTCCCTTGGAGACGACGGGGATGAGATTCAGGAGgatgtccaggaagaaggagaggaTCATCAAGTCCAAGTCCCCGTGGCTGAAGAGGAAGATCATGCCGCTGCTCCACAAAG GGTTGCATCCGGAGGAGATGCTGGTGACCTTCTTcgtgggagaggaggagaggcTGCAGCCGCCGTTGCTGCCGTTGGAGGGAATGCAGGCGCCATCGCCGTCCAAAG CCTGCTGTACGATGCTCTTACAGTTGAAAGATATGTAAGGGACCGGCAATGGGAACTTCTTCAGGAGTATCTGCGTCAGTTCATCCGACGCGCCGGTCATGATTACCGCTTACACCATATCCCCATGTTTCACTGTCATCGTGGTCACCTGATGAATTTGATGGCTGCCGGGCAACACTCACAGGCAATGGCATACTTCATGGATCAGCTTAATGGAGATGCCATGAGAAACTTTCCCACTCAGTTTGCTAATGGTGACCGCATCAAATCTGAGGTGGACATGATATGGGAGTCCATCACAAGGGG GAATCCCATACAGGAACCAGAAAATGTTGCTCAGAGGATAAATGATTATATGAGATTCCATTTCCCACGTGCAATCGG GTATCCATGGAGGCAGGGGAGGAACTTACTATGGCGTTTCGCATTCAGAATTTGCATGCGACCAAGCGGACATGCTACTTTCAGATGCCTTTTGTGTCAAATGGTATTTGACAAAGGTAGCATTCAGTCAAAGCTTGAAAAACATTTGGATGGTAATAATTGCCCGGGTATGACAGAGCATGCTACGAATGTATGGAGGGAAATTGAGTTCCAGATTAAAGCAGAGAAGAAATCGGCTTTGAAGAGGCCTTCCAGTTCCCAGGTCATCTCCAAAGGCCATTCAGAAAGTATAAAAATGCCGAGACTTCAGTCTGCCAGTACTAAAGCCTCAAAAGAGATCGCAGTTGGAGACCCAAGGCCCATGGAAACG CAGGGTAATATTGGATACGCCCTTCTAGTGAGCCTTTCTGCAGTTATCCCTCAAGACTATGCTGATAAACTGGAAATATGCATTGGCATCATTAATGAATCCATGGACGAGGAGATCCGCTGGAAGGAG GCAATGAATGGGAGATCAATAATGCTAGACCTGCTTCTGTGGACGGATGTGACAAAGGATCAGTGTAAAGAACTGAGTAACTACTTCAATTCCATCTGTTGTTCAGTGCAGCAACCCCGTCCGCAGCAACCTAATGCACCACCACAAGAGATGGTCCCGCCTACTGGTCATATTGATTTTGACAACTTAAATCTTGAAGGCCTCTTGAACTGCTTCAGTTATGATGAAGAAGAGAAAATTTACATTGAGGCACCGCCTACCCCGTATGATCATATATGGGATTACGTGGATCAAGAAGGTGATGGTGGCCTTGATGAACCTGATGGCAACCCTGAAGACCAATAG
- the LOC123054446 gene encoding uncharacterized protein isoform X2, translating to MASLGDDGDEIQEDVQEEGEDHQVQVPVAEEEDHAAAPQRVASGGDAGDLLRGRGGEAAAAVAAVGGNAGAIAVQSLLYDALTVERYVRDRQWELLQEYLRQFIRRAGHDYRLHHIPMFHCHRGHLMNLMAAGQHSQAMAYFMDQLNGDAMRNFPTQFANGDRIKSEVDMIWESITRGNPIQEPENVAQRINDYMRFHFPRAIGYPWRQGRNLLWRFAFRICMRPSGHATFRCLLCQMVFDKGSIQSKLEKHLDGNNCPGMTEHATNVWREIEFQIKAEKKSALKRPSSSQVISKGHSESIKMPRLQSASTKASKEIAVGDPRPMETGNIGYALLVSLSAVIPQDYADKLEICIGIINESMDEEIRWKEAMNGRSIMLDLLLWTDVTKDQCKELSNYFNSICCSVQQPRPQQPNAPPQEMVPPTGHIDFDNLNLEGLLNCFSYDEEEKIYIEAPPTPYDHIWDYVDQEGDGGLDEPDGNPEDQ from the exons ATGGCTTCCCTTGGAGACGACGGGGATGAGATTCAGGAGgatgtccaggaagaaggagaggaTCATCAAGTCCAAGTCCCCGTGGCTGAAGAGGAAGATCATGCCGCTGCTCCACAAAG GGTTGCATCCGGAGGAGATGCTGGTGACCTTCTTcgtgggagaggaggagaggcTGCAGCCGCCGTTGCTGCCGTTGGAGGGAATGCAGGCGCCATCGCCGTCCAAAG CCTGCTGTACGATGCTCTTACAGTTGAAAGATATGTAAGGGACCGGCAATGGGAACTTCTTCAGGAGTATCTGCGTCAGTTCATCCGACGCGCCGGTCATGATTACCGCTTACACCATATCCCCATGTTTCACTGTCATCGTGGTCACCTGATGAATTTGATGGCTGCCGGGCAACACTCACAGGCAATGGCATACTTCATGGATCAGCTTAATGGAGATGCCATGAGAAACTTTCCCACTCAGTTTGCTAATGGTGACCGCATCAAATCTGAGGTGGACATGATATGGGAGTCCATCACAAGGGG GAATCCCATACAGGAACCAGAAAATGTTGCTCAGAGGATAAATGATTATATGAGATTCCATTTCCCACGTGCAATCGG GTATCCATGGAGGCAGGGGAGGAACTTACTATGGCGTTTCGCATTCAGAATTTGCATGCGACCAAGCGGACATGCTACTTTCAGATGCCTTTTGTGTCAAATGGTATTTGACAAAGGTAGCATTCAGTCAAAGCTTGAAAAACATTTGGATGGTAATAATTGCCCGGGTATGACAGAGCATGCTACGAATGTATGGAGGGAAATTGAGTTCCAGATTAAAGCAGAGAAGAAATCGGCTTTGAAGAGGCCTTCCAGTTCCCAGGTCATCTCCAAAGGCCATTCAGAAAGTATAAAAATGCCGAGACTTCAGTCTGCCAGTACTAAAGCCTCAAAAGAGATCGCAGTTGGAGACCCAAGGCCCATGGAAACG GGTAATATTGGATACGCCCTTCTAGTGAGCCTTTCTGCAGTTATCCCTCAAGACTATGCTGATAAACTGGAAATATGCATTGGCATCATTAATGAATCCATGGACGAGGAGATCCGCTGGAAGGAG GCAATGAATGGGAGATCAATAATGCTAGACCTGCTTCTGTGGACGGATGTGACAAAGGATCAGTGTAAAGAACTGAGTAACTACTTCAATTCCATCTGTTGTTCAGTGCAGCAACCCCGTCCGCAGCAACCTAATGCACCACCACAAGAGATGGTCCCGCCTACTGGTCATATTGATTTTGACAACTTAAATCTTGAAGGCCTCTTGAACTGCTTCAGTTATGATGAAGAAGAGAAAATTTACATTGAGGCACCGCCTACCCCGTATGATCATATATGGGATTACGTGGATCAAGAAGGTGATGGTGGCCTTGATGAACCTGATGGCAACCCTGAAGACCAATAG